A genomic stretch from Candidatus Hydrogenisulfobacillus filiaventi includes:
- the rpsT gene encoding 30S ribosomal protein S20, translating to MAHSKSAKKRIRITRVRTARNRLRKTLFRAAIRRFRDVLKTGDLEQAEAALRFAYSRLDRAAQKGAIHRNAAARKKARLTALLNEARRSARQAG from the coding sequence GTGGCCCACAGCAAGTCGGCCAAGAAGCGCATCCGCATCACCCGCGTGCGCACGGCCCGCAACCGCCTGCGTAAGACCCTCTTCCGGGCCGCCATCCGGCGCTTCCGTGACGTGCTCAAGACGGGCGACCTGGAGCAGGCGGAGGCGGCACTCCGTTTCGCCTACAGCCGGCTCGACCGCGCCGCCCAGAAGGGCGCCATCCATCGCAACGCCGCGGCCCGCAAGAAGGCCCGCCTCACCGCGCTGCTCAACGAGGCCCGCCGCAGCGCCCGGCAGGCCGGCTAA
- a CDS encoding putative DNA polymerase III subunit delta (Evidence 3 : Putative function from multiple computational evidences): protein MDGAWERAWNLLPEGDPRPVYVLMPAGRRDADPRLDFWAERWLDGLLDRLSARPAVRRFTGAEAAGEVWDWLGNGGLFESARLAVWRDPAGRDLPRRLAAFAGRMPPGAVLVVRLEAPAPWIATLPPAVVVVSLALPAEAAFSRLLEEEARTRGLKLDAAARARLLAAVRGDGFQLRQELDKLALWCAAGRRTDAEAVARLAADPANPVELYRFLDAFQARQGEEAWRWLEELLAAGQPPLVLLITAVRQLLLLRQGLLAAARRQSPARAWAAAGVSGGRARRLEAALSRWRLPEVEAALERAATADAALKRGGEARVWLESWVALALPPRKQEAPPLGGAG from the coding sequence ATGGACGGGGCCTGGGAACGGGCCTGGAACCTGCTGCCGGAGGGGGATCCCCGGCCGGTGTATGTCCTGATGCCGGCCGGCCGGCGGGATGCCGACCCCCGGCTGGACTTCTGGGCGGAGCGCTGGCTGGACGGGCTGCTGGACCGCCTGTCCGCACGCCCGGCGGTGCGCCGTTTCACCGGGGCGGAGGCGGCGGGGGAGGTCTGGGACTGGCTGGGCAACGGCGGCCTGTTTGAAAGCGCCCGCCTGGCGGTGTGGCGGGATCCCGCGGGCCGTGACCTGCCGCGCCGGCTGGCGGCGTTCGCGGGCCGGATGCCGCCGGGTGCGGTGCTGGTGGTGCGGTTGGAGGCGCCCGCGCCCTGGATCGCGACCCTGCCGCCGGCGGTGGTGGTGGTGTCCCTGGCCCTGCCGGCGGAGGCGGCCTTCAGCCGCCTGCTGGAGGAGGAGGCCCGCACCCGCGGCCTCAAGCTGGACGCCGCTGCCCGGGCGCGGCTGCTGGCGGCGGTACGCGGGGACGGCTTTCAACTGCGGCAGGAACTCGACAAGCTGGCCCTCTGGTGCGCCGCCGGGCGGCGCACAGATGCGGAGGCGGTGGCCCGCCTGGCCGCCGACCCCGCCAATCCGGTCGAGCTCTACCGCTTCCTGGACGCCTTCCAGGCGCGGCAGGGGGAGGAGGCCTGGCGATGGTTGGAGGAGCTGCTGGCGGCCGGGCAGCCGCCGCTGGTGCTGTTGATCACGGCCGTGCGCCAGCTGCTGCTCCTGCGGCAGGGGCTGCTGGCAGCAGCGCGGCGGCAGTCCCCCGCCCGCGCCTGGGCGGCGGCCGGGGTCAGCGGGGGCCGGGCGCGGCGGTTGGAGGCGGCCTTAAGCCGCTGGCGGCTGCCCGAGGTGGAGGCGGCCCTGGAGCGGGCGGCGACGGCGGATGCCGCCCTCAAGCGCGGGGGCGAGGCCCGGGTCTGGCTGGAGAGCTGGGTGGCCCTGGCCCTGCCGCCCCGGAAGCAGGAAGCGCCCCCGCTGGGGGGCGCCGGTTAG
- a CDS encoding Spore germination protein GerKA — MAMWPFTRRRRQPPRTAGPVIPDRLRTPQPQAGPAAPVNQALRAAQGTLQTVTATDPRLVENLINEAQDAVWKLDGVLASLAGGAGGADRVPTAIEDIYHRLKAEIGMSPDIIIRRFTVGRQRPLPALLVFVEGLTSNQMVDQDTLAVLQAYSDAEVLAASPGEVMRLVQDRVVAVGHATTGSTWDTLLTELMGGNTLLFLEGAGEALVLDTSKYPQRSISSPTDERSVRGPQESFNEVSWTSMALLRRRIRTPRLRFDAMKLGTRTRTTVSVAHIEGLTNPVLVEAVRNRLAQVNVDGIQMASELMPFLVTRQRTLFPMARATQRVDLVVHALLEGRVAILVENTPTVLILPTTFVDFYRTSQDYSMSFWEGSLTRIIRLLGLLTGLFLPPLYVALVGVDPELLPTKLAITIAGSRVNIPFSPIYEVITMWVIIEILREATIRLPKEMSTTLGTVGAIVVGTAIVKAGVVSPLMIIIITMTALALYTAPAYEMGTPWRILFWALVLAANFLGVFGIVLVGSAIVTYLAALEDFGVPYLSPSGPWRWRDLLDSWIRAPYRVMARTRPVAWQPVNIRQGTFPPRPAVADVDLGAAQEQRHDD; from the coding sequence GTGGCCATGTGGCCCTTCACACGTCGCCGGCGGCAGCCGCCCCGGACGGCGGGGCCGGTGATCCCTGACCGCCTCCGAACCCCCCAGCCGCAGGCCGGACCGGCCGCGCCCGTCAACCAGGCCCTTCGGGCTGCGCAGGGCACCCTGCAGACGGTGACCGCCACCGATCCCCGGCTGGTGGAAAACCTCATCAACGAGGCCCAGGACGCGGTCTGGAAGCTGGACGGGGTGCTGGCGTCCCTGGCGGGCGGCGCCGGCGGGGCCGACCGCGTGCCCACGGCCATCGAGGATATCTACCACCGCCTCAAGGCCGAGATCGGGATGTCCCCCGACATCATCATCCGCCGCTTTACGGTCGGCCGGCAGCGGCCGCTGCCTGCACTGCTGGTGTTCGTGGAGGGCCTGACCTCCAACCAGATGGTGGACCAGGACACCCTAGCCGTCCTGCAGGCCTATAGCGATGCGGAAGTCCTGGCCGCCTCCCCCGGGGAGGTCATGCGGCTGGTGCAGGATCGGGTGGTGGCGGTGGGCCACGCCACCACCGGCAGCACCTGGGACACCCTGCTCACCGAGCTGATGGGGGGCAACACCCTCCTCTTCCTGGAGGGGGCGGGCGAGGCCCTGGTGCTGGACACCAGCAAGTACCCGCAGCGGTCCATCTCCAGCCCCACGGACGAGCGCTCGGTGCGGGGGCCCCAGGAGTCCTTCAACGAGGTCAGCTGGACCAGCATGGCGCTCCTGCGCCGGCGCATCCGCACTCCCCGCCTGCGCTTCGACGCCATGAAGCTGGGCACCCGCACCCGCACCACCGTTTCCGTGGCCCACATTGAGGGCCTCACCAATCCGGTGCTGGTGGAGGCGGTGCGCAACCGTCTGGCCCAGGTCAACGTGGACGGCATCCAGATGGCGAGCGAGCTGATGCCGTTCCTGGTCACCCGCCAGCGCACCCTGTTCCCCATGGCCCGGGCCACCCAACGCGTGGACCTGGTGGTGCATGCCCTGCTGGAGGGGCGGGTGGCCATCCTGGTGGAAAACACCCCCACCGTGCTTATCCTGCCCACCACCTTCGTCGACTTCTACCGCACCAGCCAGGACTACTCCATGTCCTTCTGGGAGGGCAGCCTGACCCGCATCATCCGCCTGCTGGGCCTCCTGACCGGGCTCTTCCTGCCTCCCCTCTACGTGGCCCTGGTCGGGGTGGACCCCGAGCTGCTGCCCACCAAACTGGCCATCACCATCGCCGGCAGCCGGGTGAACATCCCCTTCTCGCCCATCTACGAGGTCATCACCATGTGGGTCATCATCGAGATTCTGCGGGAAGCCACCATCCGCCTGCCCAAGGAGATGTCCACCACCCTGGGCACGGTGGGGGCGATTGTGGTGGGCACCGCCATCGTCAAGGCAGGGGTGGTCTCCCCCCTTATGATCATCATCATCACCATGACCGCCCTCGCCCTCTACACCGCCCCCGCCTATGAGATGGGCACCCCCTGGCGCATCCTGTTCTGGGCCCTGGTGCTGGCGGCCAACTTCCTGGGGGTGTTCGGGATCGTGCTGGTAGGATCTGCCATTGTCACCTACCTGGCGGCCCTCGAGGACTTCGGGGTGCCCTACCTCTCCCCCTCCGGCCCCTGGCGCTGGCGGGACCTGCTGGACAGCTGGATCCGGGCCCCCTACCGGGTCATGGCGCGCACCCGCCCGGTGGCCTGGCAGCCGGTCAACATCCGCCAGGGCACCTTCCCGCCCCGGCCGGCGGTAGCCGATGTGGATCTGGGGGCGGCCCAGGAGCAGCGCCATGACGATTAA
- a CDS encoding Spore germination protein GerKC produces MTIKARTLRRTAALLLLTGLALTGCWDNRPIDERAIVMVLGVSSRHGRLALRFQIPTASALTALPSGSSGNSQSESFFVLPAEGRTVASAFGRAQASVSRDLYLGQIQALVLSAKLPPRVLRAAMTGLARLEPVDRTIFVLTTPDPVTRLLSTPTPLNQLPNEYFSTLFNCPDCATLHLQVRLWQLMDRLVTPGVDPFLPVARLGPHGIELNQVALYAKDRYLATLSPQETVAFALLTGRAVKPTLSAPTPLGETALRVGTCRGEFSARIVHGRPQARFTVSIDGQLVEGPALDGDRTARARVLQAVARQVTARCLALIRHTQALGSDPFGVGRRLHWTDPRGFQALGPWDRAWKQTRVTVTVHVETTRAGNIRPLGPNF; encoded by the coding sequence ATGACGATTAAGGCCCGCACCCTGCGGCGGACGGCCGCCCTCCTCCTGCTGACGGGACTGGCGCTGACCGGATGCTGGGACAACCGCCCCATCGACGAGCGCGCCATCGTCATGGTGCTGGGGGTGAGCAGCCGGCACGGACGTCTGGCCCTGCGTTTCCAGATCCCCACCGCCTCCGCCCTGACCGCCCTGCCCTCCGGGTCGAGCGGCAACAGCCAGAGCGAGTCCTTCTTCGTCCTGCCCGCCGAGGGGCGCACGGTGGCCTCCGCCTTCGGCCGCGCCCAGGCCTCGGTCTCGCGGGACCTGTACCTGGGCCAGATCCAAGCCCTGGTCCTGTCCGCCAAGCTGCCCCCCCGGGTGCTGCGAGCGGCCATGACCGGCCTCGCCCGTCTGGAACCGGTGGACCGCACCATCTTCGTACTCACCACCCCGGACCCTGTCACGCGGCTGCTGTCCACGCCTACGCCCCTGAACCAGCTGCCCAACGAGTACTTCTCCACCCTGTTCAACTGCCCGGACTGCGCCACCTTGCACCTGCAGGTGCGCCTCTGGCAGCTCATGGACCGGCTGGTCACCCCCGGGGTCGACCCTTTTCTGCCCGTCGCCCGCCTCGGGCCGCACGGCATCGAGCTCAACCAGGTGGCGCTCTACGCCAAGGACCGCTACCTGGCCACCCTCTCCCCCCAGGAGACCGTCGCCTTCGCCCTGCTCACCGGGCGGGCGGTCAAGCCCACCCTCTCCGCCCCCACGCCGCTGGGGGAGACCGCCTTGCGGGTGGGCACCTGCCGGGGAGAGTTCTCCGCCCGCATCGTGCACGGCCGGCCCCAGGCCCGCTTCACCGTCTCCATCGATGGCCAGCTGGTGGAGGGCCCCGCCCTGGACGGCGACCGCACCGCCCGTGCCCGGGTGCTGCAGGCGGTGGCGCGCCAAGTGACGGCCCGTTGCCTGGCCCTCATCCGCCATACCCAGGCCCTGGGCAGCGACCCCTTCGGGGTGGGCCGCCGCCTGCATTGGACCGATCCCCGGGGCTTCCAGGCCCTGGGGCCCTGGGACCGGGCCTGGAAACAGACCCGGGTCACGGTCACCGTGCACGTGGAGACCACCCGGGCCGGCAACATCCGCCCCCTGGGCCCCAACTTCTGA
- a CDS encoding putative Spore gernimation protein (Evidence 3 : Putative function from multiple computational evidences): MADRTKVLGEALSPSQLGTLLVAGYATQALCYFPRPQVTYAGRAALLTEVAAGLAAALGLWLWIRVAALHPGESPEAALRALGPAQWPLVIGIAAYHILLGMNWLMIYTSVLHGIFLEATPLWALAGAILAESLYLAWNQVVPLARALQSLWVPVAVFTVFSLAGGMALIRHPRLLWPALPPTARGFALGSLHGLSAYLGLDAVAWFYPYVHPAARRTAGRHLFWWLAGSFAAFSWALEDVMGTFGPDFIPALRWPMAQFVRLQSLATFYVNKFGLVVLLLWTVTSVSFEAVHITVAAQALHPLGGYRTRAGFRWHAAVVALLIGGVLVGVRSPYRVQHLLGTTTLLTGAVYTFSLPLLLLGANALAGRWTAAGPRAGEGS, encoded by the coding sequence ATGGCCGACCGCACCAAGGTGCTGGGGGAGGCCTTAAGCCCCTCCCAGCTGGGCACCCTGCTGGTGGCGGGCTATGCCACCCAGGCCCTGTGCTACTTTCCCCGGCCCCAGGTCACCTACGCCGGACGGGCCGCCCTCCTCACGGAGGTGGCGGCGGGCCTGGCAGCCGCCCTCGGCCTCTGGCTCTGGATCCGGGTGGCGGCTCTACATCCCGGGGAGAGCCCGGAAGCGGCCCTCAGGGCGCTGGGCCCGGCACAGTGGCCGCTGGTGATCGGGATCGCGGCCTATCACATCCTGCTGGGCATGAACTGGCTCATGATCTACACCTCGGTGCTGCACGGCATCTTCCTGGAGGCCACCCCCCTTTGGGCGCTGGCCGGCGCCATCCTGGCCGAAAGCCTCTACCTGGCCTGGAACCAGGTGGTGCCCCTGGCCCGGGCCCTGCAGAGCCTGTGGGTACCGGTGGCGGTGTTCACCGTCTTCAGCCTGGCCGGGGGCATGGCCCTCATCCGCCATCCCCGTCTGCTGTGGCCGGCCCTGCCGCCAACCGCCCGCGGATTCGCCCTGGGTAGCCTGCACGGCTTGAGCGCCTACCTGGGTCTCGACGCCGTGGCCTGGTTCTATCCCTACGTGCATCCCGCCGCCCGCCGAACGGCCGGCCGTCATCTGTTCTGGTGGCTGGCCGGCAGCTTTGCCGCCTTCAGCTGGGCCCTGGAGGACGTGATGGGCACCTTCGGCCCCGACTTCATCCCCGCCCTGCGCTGGCCCATGGCCCAGTTCGTGCGCCTGCAGAGCCTGGCCACCTTCTACGTCAACAAGTTCGGGCTGGTGGTGCTCCTCTTGTGGACGGTGACCAGCGTCAGCTTCGAGGCGGTGCATATCACGGTGGCGGCCCAGGCCCTGCACCCGCTGGGGGGCTACCGCACCCGAGCCGGCTTCCGCTGGCATGCGGCCGTGGTGGCCCTCCTCATCGGCGGGGTGCTGGTCGGGGTGCGCAGCCCCTACCGCGTTCAGCACCTGCTGGGCACCACCACCCTGCTCACCGGCGCCGTGTACACCTTCAGCCTGCCCCTGCTGCTGCTGGGGGCCAACGCCCTCGCCGGCCGGTGGACCGCCGCCGGCCCGCGGGCCGGGGAGGGGTCCTGA
- a CDS encoding putative Spore gernimation protein (Evidence 3 : Putative function from multiple computational evidences) yields MAARQGPALLGTGLSPGQFATLVTAGYITQGLFYFPRDLVMEAGRAALWAFLLTAALGGASLLLFLTVMEKAEGETLTGLGFRLLGPAFWPLAALIVLYHLFLLLGFGVMTVGLVIHSIFLASTPLWAVAAALLGGSLYMAWFGPVPLARAAQSLYLPVALITVLVAVMGVSLIRHPLLLVPALPASAAGFARAVYHNFGLFLGIDALGWFYPYVHAADRARARRTVLWALVAASVVFAWGLEDVLATFGPDFVPALRWPAAQFLRLLNLVTFYVNKFGLVVMVMWTVAAITFGAVHLSVVGHTLYPFLRFRDLRGHRWILAVAALLAWGMVWVFKSPYRVIHVFLPVAIGAGWVYSWALPLLLLGAAALHGRRGAPPQAG; encoded by the coding sequence ATGGCGGCGCGGCAGGGACCCGCCCTGCTGGGCACCGGGCTCTCTCCCGGCCAGTTCGCCACCCTGGTCACGGCCGGGTACATCACCCAAGGGCTGTTCTACTTCCCGCGCGATCTGGTGATGGAGGCCGGGCGGGCGGCGCTGTGGGCCTTCCTGCTCACCGCCGCCCTGGGTGGGGCCAGCCTGCTCCTCTTCCTGACCGTGATGGAAAAGGCGGAGGGGGAAACCCTCACCGGGCTCGGCTTCCGCCTGCTGGGGCCGGCCTTCTGGCCGCTAGCGGCCCTGATCGTGCTGTACCATCTCTTCCTGCTGCTGGGCTTCGGGGTCATGACGGTGGGCCTGGTCATCCACAGCATCTTCCTGGCCTCCACCCCCCTGTGGGCGGTGGCGGCGGCCCTCCTGGGCGGCAGCCTCTACATGGCCTGGTTCGGCCCGGTGCCGCTGGCGCGGGCGGCCCAGTCCCTGTACCTTCCGGTGGCGCTCATCACCGTGCTGGTGGCGGTGATGGGCGTCAGCCTCATCCGCCACCCCCTGCTGCTGGTGCCAGCCCTGCCCGCCTCCGCCGCCGGTTTCGCCCGGGCCGTCTACCACAACTTCGGCCTCTTCCTGGGCATTGATGCCCTGGGCTGGTTCTACCCCTACGTGCACGCCGCCGACCGCGCCCGCGCCCGCCGGACCGTGCTGTGGGCGCTGGTGGCGGCGTCGGTGGTGTTCGCCTGGGGGCTGGAGGATGTGCTGGCCACCTTCGGCCCCGACTTCGTGCCGGCTCTGCGCTGGCCGGCGGCCCAATTCCTGCGCCTGCTCAACCTGGTGACCTTCTATGTCAACAAGTTCGGGCTGGTGGTGATGGTGATGTGGACGGTGGCGGCTATCACCTTCGGGGCGGTGCACCTCTCGGTGGTGGGGCACACCCTCTATCCCTTCCTGCGCTTCCGTGACCTCCGCGGCCATCGCTGGATCCTGGCCGTGGCCGCCCTGCTGGCCTGGGGCATGGTGTGGGTCTTCAAGAGCCCCTACCGCGTCATCCACGTCTTCCTACCCGTAGCCATCGGAGCCGGGTGGGTATACTCCTGGGCACTGCCCCTGCTGCTGCTGGGGGCCGCGGCCCTGCACGGGCGGCGGGGGGCCCCGCCGCAGGCGGGCTAA
- a CDS encoding putative Histidine kinase domain-containing protein (Evidence 3 : Putative function from multiple computational evidences) produces the protein MKGKPRKGMHKDNPGPTPPEFVYRLAEGIVFYNDFALRARDLEHWPWPLALVDARGRWLWRNRDWRRTVAAAEEAPLAAQVGRESPPAALTGFGWTPLLGEGGQPQAYLVHAGSERGVLGRALAHTAGGVALACDARFIYANPAAEARFPGGLAGRPWQAVEGLPPWERALSLPPDGRTLIGWQEGALLRLVHVGDEVLLEVLPQAWAGDQVSMEQVSMIMHEIRNPLTALSGFLELALDRLRKGGGPGGAAVLPHLEHAVAEVERLSRLTGDLLWTTRTLTLDRSARSLAALAEAAWPPAAGEGSRARLVVAGDATLWVDGDRFAQVLVNLFRNAVEALGGRPGTVRVWAEAAGTGTAVVVSDDGPGIPPEIQDRLFSAFVSTKPHGNGLGLLIVRHLVEAHGGRLSLSSAPGQGTTVRIELPAPPRGG, from the coding sequence ATGAAGGGAAAACCGAGAAAAGGCATGCACAAGGACAATCCCGGACCCACCCCACCCGAGTTTGTGTACCGCCTGGCGGAAGGCATCGTGTTCTACAACGACTTCGCGCTCCGGGCCCGTGATCTGGAACACTGGCCCTGGCCTCTGGCGCTGGTGGACGCCCGGGGGCGCTGGCTCTGGCGTAATCGCGACTGGCGGCGGACGGTGGCTGCGGCGGAGGAGGCTCCCTTGGCCGCCCAGGTGGGGCGGGAATCGCCCCCTGCCGCCCTCACCGGGTTCGGCTGGACCCCGCTCCTGGGCGAGGGGGGCCAGCCGCAGGCCTACCTGGTTCACGCCGGCAGCGAGCGGGGGGTGTTGGGCCGGGCCCTGGCCCACACGGCGGGCGGCGTGGCGCTGGCCTGCGACGCCCGCTTCATTTATGCCAATCCCGCTGCCGAGGCCCGGTTTCCGGGCGGCTTGGCCGGCCGGCCCTGGCAGGCGGTAGAGGGCCTGCCCCCCTGGGAGCGGGCCCTCAGCCTGCCCCCCGACGGGCGCACCCTCATCGGCTGGCAGGAGGGGGCGCTCCTGCGCCTGGTGCATGTGGGCGACGAGGTGCTGCTGGAGGTGCTGCCCCAGGCGTGGGCGGGGGATCAGGTCAGCATGGAACAGGTGTCGATGATCATGCATGAGATCCGCAATCCCCTCACCGCCCTGTCCGGGTTCCTCGAGCTGGCCCTCGACCGCCTCCGGAAGGGGGGCGGCCCGGGGGGGGCGGCGGTGCTGCCTCACCTCGAGCATGCGGTGGCGGAAGTCGAGCGCTTGAGCCGGCTCACCGGCGACCTGCTCTGGACCACCCGCACCCTCACCCTGGACCGGTCCGCCCGCTCCCTGGCCGCCCTGGCGGAGGCGGCCTGGCCGCCGGCGGCGGGGGAGGGCAGCCGGGCCCGGCTGGTGGTGGCAGGGGACGCCACCTTGTGGGTGGACGGGGACCGCTTCGCCCAGGTGCTGGTCAACCTGTTCCGCAATGCCGTGGAGGCCCTGGGCGGCCGGCCGGGTACGGTGCGGGTGTGGGCCGAGGCCGCCGGGACCGGCACCGCGGTGGTGGTGAGCGATGACGGGCCCGGCATCCCGCCCGAGATCCAGGACCGCCTATTTTCCGCCTTCGTCAGCACCAAGCCGCACGGCAACGGCCTGGGGCTCCTGATTGTGCGCCACCTGGTGGAGGCCCATGGCGGCCGGCTCTCCCTCTCCTCCGCCCCCGGGCAGGGGACCACGGTGCGGATTGAACTGCCGGCGCCCCCTCGCGGGGGTTAG
- a CDS encoding SHSP domain-containing protein yields the protein MSLIRWDPEDFLRWRDFREDMNRMWTWLAQAGENRPRTRLHQLDDAYLVEFEIPGIDPQTVDLEVDIDGATLKGAFPPPPGRPEDEAEAFESTVGFPGEVDPDRAEATYRHGLLSVRVPKARGHRRRLAIAEAKPQA from the coding sequence ATGAGTCTCATCCGTTGGGATCCCGAGGACTTCCTGCGCTGGCGAGACTTCCGCGAGGACATGAACCGCATGTGGACCTGGCTGGCCCAGGCGGGGGAAAACCGGCCCCGCACGCGCCTGCATCAGCTGGATGACGCCTACCTGGTAGAGTTCGAGATCCCCGGCATCGACCCCCAGACGGTGGACCTGGAGGTGGACATCGACGGGGCCACCCTCAAGGGAGCCTTCCCGCCCCCTCCCGGCCGGCCGGAGGATGAGGCGGAGGCCTTCGAATCCACCGTTGGTTTTCCGGGCGAGGTGGACCCCGACCGGGCGGAGGCCACCTACCGCCACGGACTGCTGTCGGTTCGGGTCCCCAAGGCCCGCGGCCACCGGCGCCGCTTGGCCATCGCCGAGGCCAAACCCCAGGCCTAA
- a CDS encoding conserved membrane protein of unknown function (Evidence 4 : Unknown function but conserved in other organisms), whose amino-acid sequence MRAVLAVVMAASSAVIGVLLVRARRPLGVAPGVTLIWTVAGAVIAETASILWAGVPVSPWLPLSAGFGLGLFAGLFSGRRPPPSHPRHPPRPPR is encoded by the coding sequence GTGAGGGCCGTCCTGGCGGTGGTGATGGCGGCCAGTTCGGCCGTTATCGGGGTCCTGCTGGTGCGGGCGCGCCGCCCCCTGGGGGTGGCCCCGGGGGTAACCCTGATCTGGACGGTGGCCGGGGCCGTCATTGCCGAAACCGCCAGCATCCTGTGGGCCGGGGTGCCGGTCAGCCCCTGGCTGCCGTTGAGCGCCGGCTTCGGGCTGGGGTTGTTCGCGGGTCTCTTCTCCGGCCGCAGGCCGCCGCCCTCCCACCCGCGTCATCCTCCGCGTCCGCCCCGCTAA